GCCCCTGCATCTCGCGCAAATGTATCCAGCGTGAACCGCAGAACAAAGATCGTTTTCCACAATGGTGCCTTTATAGAGGATGCCAAGTGAGATGCTACCGCGGATCACAAATTACCGCTCACCATCTCACGCCATTGCGCTCAGCATGAACCACGATGCACAGATAGTTTTCCCAACGCCGAGTGAGATGATGTCACCACATTTGAGtctacaaatatatatatataacaagcaagccaAAAGATTCAAGCTAAATAACATATAATTTGTTACTGAATCACTCAAAATAATATAAAgatatatataacaagcaagccaAAAGATTCGAGCTAAATAACATATAATCTGTTACTGAATCACTCAAAATAATATAATAGAACCTGAATGAGTGGGGGCATATGTCCCGGGCATTGGGCTCTGTTTATGCCCACCCCTGAGTTTAAGGACCGTGCATGATTAGTGAATATAACCTCCAAATTCAACCTAATTAGTCTGCAGGAGTGTGGAGTATTAAATTGAGAAAGTGTTAGCAGCAGACGTGGGGAATTgcaagaggaagagagaaatTTCAGGcaagggaaagggaaaggaaagaacAGGGAAGGCAGCTTGGAGACGTTTCCTTCGGAGTTCAGAAGTTTGTTAGAAGATTCTTCATACCCCTCTCAGCTCACCTGCTCTCCTATTTAACACCCGGCACACAACTCACTCACGCAACAGCTAAACCCAATCTGGACCTATCACACGCGGATTAACCTTCCTGTGCCTACTAGCCCTTCTCAGCCCAACACCCGAATAAGCTTCAGTTGTAGCGTCCGAAACAGCAGGTTCAGTCTCTGTAGTGTGCTGCGCCACTTCTGTAGTTGGTCCCACAGCTGCACTAACAGAAAGTTGTCCGTTTACCTATCTGGGTGGTTATTTCAACGTGAAATCTTGTTTATTTAGGAGATTAATCAcgttttgtttagatatttTGTTTACTTAGGAGCCACATATCTTTCTATGCTGTTCCGCTCTAAAAAAATGGCAAATTTGCATATACCATTGAGTGCATCGTGTCGTCGGAGATTAAAAAGTGGGAAGAGGGGAAGGCCTGTTTAGCAAGGGAACGGAGTCTTAGCACGAGCGGACGACCACGACAAACCCTTGCACATTCTGTACTCAAATTAGGCACAAACTGTTCATTGACGCCTTTTCTGAGCATCACTTCGCTTATGGATCACTACCATACTCAGATCCGTCATCACACATCGGATCCAACGTGAAGATCTCGAGCCCGTCCAGACGACGCAAGTtcttcgatcgatcgatcacggCTTGGTGTAGACGGCGACGTTCTTCCAGCGCGACTCCATGCGGCGCGACGGCTGGTGGTGCGACTGCTTGTACACCCCGAACTTGAAGTAGTGCTCCTTcccgccgtggccggcggcgctcagCCTCCTCTCGCCGTCGACGAAGACGGTGACGTTCCCGGCGCCCACGTCGTGGACGACGTTGAGCCGGACCCACCGGTCGTAGACGCGGTCGGCGAGCACCTTGGTTAGCTCGTGGTAGTAGGTCAGGCGGCCGCCGTAGACGTGCAGCATCAGCGTGGTGGCGTGCGTCGCCGCCCCGAAGATCTGCATCACCGACGCCCCCGACGTGCCGGAGGGGACGAACATGTCGCCCTCGAACTGCCACACCCCCGAGCTGTAGACCTCCTGTTCGATCTCCAATTCTCAATCAACAATCGACATATGCAAATGCATAGCTACTGAAAAGATTTACGAGAAGCTGGGACTAATTATTTAGAATaagaaagaattttttttttgtcgttGATGAGGCGTTATTACGTTGACTTTGATCTCTGTGCGGGCGCCGCCGGGGTGGGTGGCGCTGATGGGCTTGTCGGTGGCGAAGACCCACATGCGGCGGACGCCGCCGGACTGCTCGTAGCGCTCGTGGAGGGGCACGTCGTAGGGCTTCTGCACCACGAACTGCGACTCCCTCAGCTTCACGTGGGTGAAGCCGGCGGTCAGGTGAGCCGAGCGGCcgccggagacggcggcggcgcagcagggCAACGACGACAGCGCGCAGATCGCCGCCACAGCCAGCAGGAGAGAGCACGAGGTAGAAGAAGCAGCCATGTTGGTAGTACGGTGCAGCGTGTACGCCGCCGCTGCATCTATTTAAGAGCTCGGCTGCGTGGCCGGTAAGTGTGCAGTGGCGATGGttaccacggcggcggcgcgcgtcgcGGGCGTGGCGACGGGGACGGTGGCCGGCGCCACGCCAAGACAGCAATCGACTGCTAGCTTCGGACTCCAAGTTGGACGGAGGAGATCTCGAGAGGAGTCCAGCGTCTGGGATCGATTCGTCCAACACACATGCTCTTGTTGACTGAACCTCTGACGATCATGCTGTCAGTCAGAATcaaacgccgccgccggcaggcgTGGGTTATTGACTGGGCCGGCTTCTGCCTGATTAACACTGCACGGGCGGCCCACGAGTCCACAATGACAATGctgctggaagcccaatttctTTTGCACTTTCAGCCCAGTTTGCCGCCCACTCCTGCCTGGATTACAGGAACACCCCAAATCATTTAACAAGCAGGCCGCAAGGCCCCAGGCACATTTCCAAATGAATGAACTCCGGATCAATCAAACCCCCTATATGTCTATATCCATCAAGGGATCAATTAAGCCATGCGTTTTTCCATATTGATGAACTCCCAATCAACTAGGCTGTTTACATATAAATTAATCAATCAACGCACGGAGCGTCTGTATATATACATGGGGAGGTAGATAACGAACTATTGGCCATTGATCTCGGGCTCCTGGCATTCTTCAGCCCTGAGATAGCATCCAGCATGAGGGACACGATGACCGTGTTCTTGTTTGTTGTGCTCTTTGTTGGAACTTAGGTATTTTACGGTTTATTTTAATCcaaaatatgaaataaaataTGACATATATGATGGCTAAAATAGGAGCACGATCCATTATGCTTATACTAACGAACATGAAGCATGCAGAGGACATTACAAACAACATGTAATGAAACAGGGAAATTAGAAGGGAATACCCTGCAGCGGGGCCAATGCCGGCGGCATCAGATGCACTGTTACTCGACATTTTGAGGCTATTCGATGTAGTCCATCAAAATCGATGCCGTGCAGATGTTTGCCGTGTAGTTGCGTCTCCAGGAAGAATAGGTGCGCAACGAGCAGTCGCGTAAAtacgctccccaaaaacttgatcgcccttctactcctcgggCGCAGAGTCTCTAGCAAGGGTGTAGCTTCGAAGGCCTGCTCTTCCGGCGAAGTCCGTGCACATAGATCGTCGGAACAGGGACAACAAAAACGCAGTGCAACAGTGGAGGAGCTCTGGTGGTGTGTGTAGAGCACGGAAGACTGAGAAGGAATGCCTCTCTTATAGGCACCCTGAGAACCTTTAAGTGTCTAGATTAATGCAGTTAATTTGGACCATCAAAGGATCAGTCTTTGATCAGTTACGTAACGGTCAGCCATTCAAGCATCGTCGGTTACTAgcgtcagttactagtcatcaactATGATAAAAAAACTGCAAAATCATATCAATTCCAGCCCACGCACCGCAGTGAGTGAGCGCGCGTGTGGCATCTTGCTATCCCTTCCTCAACTTTTCAGTAGGTGTAGCATGGCTCCACCTTCTAAGTTGGTTAGGGATCCTCTCAACTCCAAGGTGGTTTTATTACAAATGTAACTACCATAATGGGCAATGGGATTTAATTGAATTAATAGGCCACCGGTCCATTTAATCTAACACTCTTTGAATTCATAACATTGTTGCTGCCAGTAAGTGTACATCACCAATTATATTCACCATTATATTTTCTTGTCATTATAAATTTTTGACATGTAGTCCATTTGAGTATTATATATCTGTTAATGACATACATATTGCGACAATTTCTTACCTTCATGTCCTGTCATAAACTTACATTTTTTAAGATAATGGAAACAGTTCCGGCTTCATCTTCGAAGAAGAGAAATCAATCCCAAACTATTCCCGATTGTAATACCAAATTTCTATCATATATATTTGGTCATGATGACGAATTGCAGTCGGCCATTTGTCACCATGCCTTCTTGTCCTTAAGTGTGTAAGAGAGGTTTTGCGTATCGGTTAACAGTATCAGCAGGTCGTCCTCATCTACTGGAGGCAGGAAATACTCTCGCTGCTGATGCCAACTCCACATCGTTTGATGAGACCAAGATCTACGTGGTACTTTGTTACGGTGGGACATGCGATTATTTTGGCAATGGCATGCAAGATTGCTACTGCTGTGGGGATGGCGATCACAAACAGAACTGTCACAAGACTATGGAAGAATGCAAGGCCAAGTGCCCCAAATTCCCACCGTCCTTTTTTCAATCGACAAGGGATTCAGTGACCACAAACACTACATTGTACACTTGAAAAAGGTCCTATGATCCGGAATTATCAAGAATGACCCTAATAATGTACTACTGACGAAGTATATGATATATGGTTATTAATGAATTGTTATGCATGTTTTTGATTTCTCTGTGTTGTATTTTTCTTGACATCTTCGGGTCTTAATAATctgcctttttttccttttgatttctTTAGGGGAAGCTCAAATGTTCTCTCTAATGGCCGTTGGTGGGTTGGCTTCGTCCTGATTAACGGACGCGCGGGCAGCGCGTGAATATCATCAAAACTGCTCCCAGCCCTGTCTAGAACAAAGATAAAATAAACTTCAACAAGCAGGGGctctcttctcctccccccTCTAAGTtcacctcttcctcctcttttttGCTTCTCCACCCTTTTGGTCCAATCGAGTTTTCAGGTCGTATGGGGCATGAGCCCCTTGCCCCCATGCTAGATCCGTTCCTAGGGCCAGCTTCCGCTGTATTTTGTATTCCTATATTTCAGCTCTGATTTAGCTCCTCCTATATATGTGTCCTTATATATATTCCTCTAATTAGCAACAAAAAAACTTGTGTACATTTGTCTAAGTATGTGCGCATTTTGTGGTGTATGTTTGAGAGCATTCCACTTATACttggaaaagaaacaaaaaaaattacaattgCTAGATTTTTGCCAATGGATTTAGGAAGCACAATCTGTCAATATTGTCTCGCGGTTGTGTGCAAAGGTTCGTGCTAGATCTCCATCTTCGGCGAAGTGAATAACTACGGCGAACTCCAAAACCTCCAACGAATTTTAGTGGTTAGGTTGGGAGTTTTGACGGAGGGGGATTTGTTGGTGCAGACTATAGAGGGAGGTCTTAGAAGGCCGTTGACCTTGCAGTGGTGGCAGGCGATGGGCGGGTGGCAAGGCGGCTGGGGTGCCACCGGCCGTAGGGTGGGGGACGGCCGGATAGATAGACTTGGCATCGAAAGAGTCCTATTTCGTACTGATTAACGAGGGAAGGTGGTGTCGATGGATATTTGGTGGcctatattatattgtttatattAAAACAGAGCAAATACCAGTGTTTTTTGATGTTTTTGTGAAAGGGTTATCGTGTGACCATATACTTCAAGCCACGGGAAGACAGCAACTATTACTGGAGATAAGAATAAAGCAGGAAGAGGTTGAAAGTTTTTTTCCAATGTAATTTCTTTATTTTCCCGGTTTATATTCATTAAATTTGGGATACACtataattctttttctttcagaaaagagaaaatagatGATAATAAAACGTAAATGAGATTAAAAAAACCTTCCACGTGTTGATTCTCAGGGCACAAACATTCAACCACAGATAGACAAGAGCTTGACTTGGGAGCCACACACGTCGCTCCTGGTTATTCAACGCAATTATACATGCAGAGAAAAATCAAGCAAGTACACATGATGAGCACCTCGCCGCACACGGCCCCACCTCTCAGTCTCTCACAAGCAAGCGAAGGTCCGGAAAGGACTTATTTGTACATACTGCAGTGACTCGTCAAATTAACACGTACGCGTGCACACAAGCAAGTAATGGGCAGGTGGTGCtcatcgccggcggccggccatcAGCCGAagaggtggtggtgcttcttctCGCCGCTGGCCTCCTCGGCTTCCTTgtggtccttcttcttctcgtgGTGCTCGTGGAAGGCGtatccgccggcgccgacggccgccgtggcggcgatcTCCTCCGTGATCTTGTGCCTGTGCGCGTGCTCCGGGTCCTTCTTCGCCTCGTGCTTCTCGTACTGCATACACAGAGAATTTAGTTTAATTTAATTAATCCAGCAGAGAAATAGCTAGCATCAGATCAGCCAAGCAAGTCCATTCGTGCCACGGCGGCCGGCCACGGCGAGGACGAGGACAGGACGTACGAGGGCGAATGCGCCGGCGGCGAGTGCGCCGGCCTCGCCGAGGTGCTGCTTGTGCTTgtgctccttctcctccttcttgtACCTCTCGTACTCGTTCTCGCCGGCGGTCACCGCCTCGGCGGCCACGGTCTCCGAGTACCCGCCGCCGTACTCTCCGCCGGCGGGCTGCTGGTCCTCGTCCTTCTTGTGGTGGTTGAAGAAGTGGTGGTGCTTCTCCTCCGACATGGCTGCTGCTGTCAGCTGGTCAGCTAATGTGGCTGCTTCACTGGGAGTAGTACTCGTACACTTGGCTAGCTCTTGCCTGTGAGTGACAATAGGATGCTTGGCCTCCGGGTTTTATAGGCGATGCCACGGCTAGAATGGCcggtgggattttttttcttttttttttgcgaggaagaATGGCTGGTGGGATTAACATGACTAAACATGTGATGATGAGTAGGATAAAGGTGGTATTAATGCAAGTCACGAAAGCAGATGGGTATATTAGGAAGACATGCATATACTTCGAATATACCTACCACATATGTAATTAAATATAAGTTGTATCGGTCAATAATACAAAATTATAGTTTTTTAATAAACTCCGACGGTTTTTATTAGGCCAGAGGATcatagagaaaaaaaactagaacAGAAATTGTTTTCTGATGTTCCCATCAGTGAATTAATAAAATCATTTAGAAGCTTCTTAAGTTCATATCCAGGTCACAGCAGTGGAGCCCAGTAGGCAATTGGTGGAGGGGGCGCCACATCATTTGGACGGTGCGTCCCAACGACCTTGTTGCCGGACTGATCGAGTAGCAAGCATGCCGCCATCGCCATTACCAAGCACGCAGCTTGGGTAGTCGCCACTtttcagagaaaaaaaatcgtTCGTTTTTGTCGGCACAAACTTACGTATGCGAGTCAGCGTACACGACGCGTGGCAAGTAGTACGTGTATACGGTGTGGATACACTGCCGGTGAAAACCCTCATCAGTACCGTTTGTTACACTTTAGTACTGGTTGCGCAACCGATActgctagttcggtactaaaggtagaCCTTTTGTACTAGTTGAAAGAGATCCTTTCGTACCGGTTGGGGAACTGATACTAATTTGGCTGCCACGTCACGCGTGGCCGCGGCCaaattagtaccgattggtctcccaaccggtactaattttttttctattttttttctcattttcttttctgtttctttgtttatattagtatttcgtatttattttctttacgtatactagttctaatacgctaatatatataaaattatatttatCTATAATAGTACATTTtagatactattatatatatagacatattgtgcatacacatctatgaataatattatattgcatcaacttcccaagttcaacatttcggatcaactattttgaacccgagtcctaatggtgatgcagatttgatccatcattatggaactcccccgttggatttactacctcgttcAGAAAAAATCCagagagttgttcttgaattgccttgATTTTTTCCGTGTCGAAGActgcttccttcatgtgcatcatttgtgtcattagcaaaggttattatatagtagatcaatgagtctgcacaattagaactaatttattgttaagaattttgtatacgtactctgaattcgtggtcggTCACGCGCTTCAGACCTACAAagtcatggatgaactcacatacgtagtatccacataaattattccccggcTCCTGtgtcaaacactatatatatggcaaaagaagttatgaaatatttattgtgttcaaggaagtgtcacgagatgtggaaattcaacacataccgggaattcaggcttcaaatcaagttcctccttgaattcacccgcGTGATGTCGACGGAATCAAGCCCATGCTTTGTTTAAAATATCTATGAgatttttgtattgatctcttggtttcctcaaagagtccatgatatagacTGCGCTTTGATCAACCACGACAACAAGGAGTAccagtggaagctgtacatatatgcatagctaAAGTTatagtcttatgtttaactgctaaTTCGAAAAAGGGATATGGGAAACacactcacttgaagttgtatgatAGAAGTATGTACTAAATGCCtggtggcacattagtaccgggtgggtactaatgtgcaccctttagtactggttgggggcACTGGGGGACTAGTTGTGGTACCGGATCtaatttcaaccggtactaatgcagTGGACGAAAGATCCATTCTCCGATAGTGACATGTGAGCCACACCATGCGTGTCGGCGAGCCAAGAAGATAATGTAGCAAAAGTCGGCGAGCCAAGAAGATAATGCAGCAAAACAGATGTAGGTTcgatttcaaatttaaaaatgTTGCGAACTGGTCTCAAATGATACTTAGTCCGCAACAAAGATTATTTGACTTTCCAATCCCATGAAAATGCTAGTCTTTTGACTTTTGTAAAATGATTGCAGTGAAAAATATGTAACACAAAGTTAGTTTCGAGGACAAACGTCGGCAACCGTAAAACTTAGGGACGAAAACCCCGGGTCACCAAGCACACGGATGCCTTAACTAAAAGGTCAGCAGTTTGTTCAATGGATACAGCTTATCTTTTGACAAAATAAACCATTGCCTACACCTGAAGCAATCGCCGTCCATTGGAGCTAGAAAAAAAGGGGGGCCGGATCTGATGAAAAAGAATATGTATTTTTGTGCCACATCAAATAACTGGACTTTGATCGCGATGTGAAGAATGATGTGAAACCTCATGGAGTTTTCTCATCCGCAAGattttttctaatttattttttgtttggtgAGATACCAGAAATTGGCCATTTGGCTGTGCACATCAAAATCATTGTTAAGCTAGGTCTCAGCGCACTCAAAAGTATGTGGTTCACTGATTCTCTCACATGATTAAGCTAGATGCATGCAGGTGGTACATAAGCTTCTATCTCACAACCTAATCCGTGGATACATGATCGATTGTAACCAAATTGCATGACGTATTCTCTTCATTTTAAATTGTAagtattttagtttttctagatacatatatttTGTTACGTATCTTAGACATGCATAACGTATATCTAAATATATAACAAAAACTACGAACTAAAAAAACataaacgacctacaatttgagatAGAGGAAGTACATATATAACACAATGGCATAACACATTTCATGGCCCTTAGCTAAAATCACAAACAATGAAACCATCAATAACCTTTCGATTATTCTAAATTTGGGGAATTACAACATGTTGTGTGCTTCTCATGCCACCGTGTGTACTGTATGCTCATAAGtgcatttctttttcctttagCTAAAGATGAACATGATGCAAATCACAAGAGAGCTGCAAGTTGTCGGCCACTTGATCCAACACCAGAAATATCTTCCCTGGACGATCGATCCATACGAAGGCGACCTTTCTCCTATCATCATCGCCGTCTTGGTTGCCAACAACTctgattatatattaaattaaaCTAAATGTATATACTCGATGTGTTCTTAATTCATCGGGCATTGCATTGCAACCACAAATAATGAAGGCCGCGCCTGTGATCTCCCCCAAATGAGGCTGCACAGGTGCAGAAGGTCAAGGTAGTTGTTACCtgtgatctaggtcaggtgacAACTTGTGGCCGGCTGTGCACATAAATTGAACTAGTGGTTGAATAGCTTTAGACAGTCACAGAGTCACTTAACCATGGCTAACCATTCATAAAGCATTGGACGGTGCAGGCTTTACTATTTCCTAGTTGCTAGAAAGCAAACAACGTGTAGGATTGTATTGTTAACTAaaactttcatttttttttgacaatttttcaTCAGATACCTTGAATTGggccatgcccccccccccacctagcgcccccccccccccaacaccgccaaccccggcggcggcgcccaggctcCTCCGCTGCCCGCAGCCACCCGCGCCCTCCCCGCCCCACGCCCCGCGGTCCAGGTCCCACGCCTGCCCCATGGCCTCGTACCCACCCCCCTCCGCATCCACCCTCGCATCCCCCACTGACCCAACCAGGTTATGGAGGgactcgtcgtcgccgccgccgccgcctagatCTGCCGTTCCCGCTCACCTCCACGACACCCCCATCCCCGTCACACCCAGCTACTCCTAGGATCTACCCTCCTACGCTGACGTCGTCCGCCGGCAGTGACCCGCCTTGCCACGCCAAGATCTGCGAGATCCGCTCCGTCCACACCAAAATCCTCCATGCCACACCTTCAAATCCGCCAAATCCACCCCTCCCAGAAGGCCCTGCCATGATGCACCatcccacctccctctccctgccAGCCTCGTCCGCTGGGATTGGGAGGGATGCGCCCTGGTCACTTGAGCCATGCGCATCCTGCCCAACACTATGGCACGTCACCTGAAGGAGGCCCTCATCGCTGACTTCAGGCTATGCCTGGGCGACGTTGACATCACCAGGCATCATCCTGAAGCATTCCTCATTCGCTTCCAGAGTAGGCGTAGCTGCGAGGAGGTCAACGCAAAGGGTAAGTTCAAGTGTCGTGGCGCGAAGGTCTGCGTCTGGCCATGGCAAAGCCTCACGGGTGCCTTGGGGGCGGCTCTATTTTACAAGGTTCGACTCGTCCTCGATGGCGTCCTGAGGCATGTGTGGCAGCCGAAGCTCGTTGAGAGGATCGCCGCCCGTACCTGCTCGCTCCAGTGCGTCGACACCAATCTGCTGCACCCAACTGACACCCGAGGGGTTGAGCTATGGGCATGGACAGCTAACCCAAGCAGGTCTCGAAGGTCATGTGGCTTATCTTCACAACATGAGctttggatttttctttttcctctatGCAGGTCCTTGACACCCACCTCAATGGTGGCAGCGTGGAATCAAGCACCGGATCATGATCCACATCTGGGAGATACATGACTTCTCCAAGGTGTCGACCGACCACCATGACTCGGACGTCGCCAACGGTGAGCCGGAGTGGCGGCGCCTCCCCTAGTACTGGGGTATCCGAGATGGTGACCAAGCACCGACGGCCGCCTTCGAGCCATCCCACCACCCACTGCTGCCGCGCATACAGACGAGGTATAACGAGCGTCATGATTCCTTTGAAATCCTAAATTTGGCCAACATAGTGCTCATCCCCAAAAAAGAGAAAGGTGATTCTATTGCAGACTTCAGGCAGATAAGCCTCATTCATGTCATAGCAAAGATCATCACAAAGATGATGGCCCAACGACTACAACCATTCATGAACACATTGATATCGGAGAGCCAGAGCACCTTCATTAAAATGAGAGTTATACACGACAACTTCATGTATGTAAGAAACCTAGCTCGACACTTTCACTCTTCTAGAACCCCATCCTTCATGCTTAAGATCGACATATCCAAGGCTTTCAACTCTATGCGCTGGGACTACCTGCTGGACATTATGCAGCGCTAGGGTTTCCCCCCAAAATGGAGAAGTTGGGTCACAACTTTACTAAGCACTGCTACATCCAAAGTTCTCATGAATGGTGCACTGGGAAAGGATATACAACATGGCCGAGGCCTACAACAAGGGGACCCGCTTTCACCCCTTCTCTTCGTTTTAGCAATCGACCCACTCCAACAATTGCTACGCTGGCAACGGAAAACAGGGCCTATCAAAGCTACGAGGCAAATGTGCCCACTTACGCCTATGGTTATACGTGGACGATGCAGTAATTTTCATTAATCCGACAACCGCGGATGTTCGGAAC
This genomic window from Setaria viridis chromosome 8, Setaria_viridis_v4.0, whole genome shotgun sequence contains:
- the LOC117834172 gene encoding citrate-binding protein translates to MFVPSGTSGASVMQIFGAATHATTLMLHVYGGRLTYYHELTKVLADRVYDRWVRLNVVHDVGAGNVTVFVDGERRLSAAGHGGKEHYFKFGVYKQSHHQPSRRMESRWKNVAVYTKP
- the LOC117866219 gene encoding abscisic stress-ripening protein 5, translated to MSEEKHHHFFNHHKKDEDQQPAGGEYGGGYSETVAAEAVTAGENEYERYKKEEKEHKHKQHLGEAGALAAGAFALYEKHEAKKDPEHAHRHKITEEIAATAAVGAGGYAFHEHHEKKKDHKEAEEASGEKKHHHLFG